Proteins encoded in a region of the Mucispirillum schaedleri ASF457 genome:
- a CDS encoding META domain-containing protein → MKYFKLLLIILIIVPAAAFAVPKDVLNGKEFTSEKYPSILIGFKNGGVYGYALVNTYMGTYEIKDNNKIKLSYMSYTKMEGTREQNDGEYEYFSYLREAKTYSYDSKTGVLIIDKMKFRQRK, encoded by the coding sequence ATGAAATATTTTAAATTATTACTTATTATTCTTATAATTGTTCCAGCTGCTGCTTTTGCTGTACCAAAAGATGTATTAAATGGCAAAGAGTTTACATCAGAAAAATACCCATCTATTTTAATTGGTTTTAAAAACGGTGGTGTATATGGCTATGCTCTTGTAAATACATATATGGGTACTTATGAAATTAAAGACAATAATAAAATCAAACTCAGCTATATGTCATATACGAAAATGGAAGGCACAAGAGAACAAAATGATGGTGAATATGAATATTTTAGCTATTTAAGAGAAGCAAAAACATACAGTTATGACAGCAAAACTGGTGTTTTAATTATTGATAAGATGAAATTTAGGCAGCGAAAATAG